In Actinoplanes sp. NBC_00393, a single genomic region encodes these proteins:
- a CDS encoding CheR family methyltransferase — protein sequence MIPPEALARTISRDDFQYITGVLHDHTGIKLAPGKEALVAGRLDKRIRALGLGGYSDYVRLLRDRRDEGELRQLIDLLTTNETFFFRESQHFDYIRREVLPNRHPGRTFRLWSAASSTGEEAYTAAMVLADVLPPGSWEIIGTDISTRVVEGARTGLYPIAAAERIPKPLLRRFCLKGRDEYQGLMTVTRELRAKVQFHCRNLHEDFSGLGRFDVIMLRNVMIYFDMETKRSLIPRLTEMLVPGGHLIVGSSESLNAIPSRLKMVEPSIYRLDGDSRG from the coding sequence GTGATCCCGCCGGAAGCCCTCGCGCGGACGATCAGCCGCGACGACTTCCAGTACATCACCGGTGTCCTGCACGACCACACCGGCATCAAGCTCGCCCCCGGCAAGGAGGCCCTGGTCGCCGGGCGCCTCGACAAACGGATCCGGGCGCTCGGGCTGGGCGGGTACTCCGACTATGTGCGCCTGCTGCGCGACCGCCGCGACGAGGGCGAGTTGCGGCAGCTCATCGACCTGCTCACGACGAACGAGACGTTCTTCTTCCGGGAGTCGCAGCACTTCGACTACATCCGCCGCGAAGTGCTGCCGAACCGGCACCCGGGACGCACCTTCCGGCTGTGGAGCGCGGCCAGTTCGACCGGCGAGGAGGCGTACACCGCGGCCATGGTGCTCGCCGACGTCCTGCCGCCCGGCTCGTGGGAGATCATCGGCACGGACATCTCGACCCGGGTCGTGGAGGGCGCGCGTACCGGTCTCTATCCGATCGCCGCGGCCGAGCGGATCCCGAAACCGCTGCTGCGCCGCTTCTGCCTGAAGGGCCGCGACGAGTACCAGGGCCTGATGACCGTCACCCGCGAACTGCGTGCCAAGGTCCAGTTCCACTGCCGCAACCTGCACGAGGACTTCTCCGGGCTGGGCCGCTTCGACGTGATCATGCTGCGCAACGTGATGATCTACTTCGACATGGAGACGAAGCGCTCGCTGATCCCGCGGCTGACCGAGATGCTGGTCCCCGGCGGACACCTGATCGTCGGCAGTTCCGAGTCGCTGAACGCCATTCCATCGCGGTTGAAGATGGTGGAGCCGTCGATCTACCGGCTGGACGGGGACAGCCGTGGCTGA
- a CDS encoding protein-glutamate methylesterase/protein-glutamine glutaminase — protein MTGKIGVLIVDDSAVVRQVLSARLRGQPGIEVTGAVADPIFAMDHMNKSWPDVVVLDIEMPRMDGLTFLKKIMEVRPTPVVICSTLSQRNAEVSMEALASGAVAVIAKPETGLKKFIEDDGGDIVSAVRAAAAAGQRRRARPAAAAPVLARPSAPRPRSLATAAERLIAIGTSTGGTQALEKVLPALKPGLPGVVLVQHMPEKFTAAFAGRLDTMCRVRVKEAEDGDPVLPGHVLVAPGGRHLEVVRMDTRYRVRVFDGPPVNRHRPSVDVLFRSVAKAAGPDAIGVIMTGMGDDGARGLLEMRKAGAFTVAQDEATCVVHGMPREAVALGAADREVPLLQIAEVIHQHG, from the coding sequence ATGACCGGCAAGATCGGGGTGCTCATCGTCGACGACTCGGCCGTCGTCCGGCAGGTGCTCTCCGCCCGCCTGCGCGGCCAGCCCGGCATCGAGGTCACCGGCGCCGTCGCCGACCCGATCTTCGCGATGGACCACATGAACAAGTCCTGGCCGGACGTCGTGGTGCTGGACATCGAGATGCCGCGAATGGACGGGCTCACCTTCCTCAAGAAGATCATGGAGGTCCGGCCCACCCCGGTGGTCATCTGCTCCACGCTGTCCCAGCGCAACGCCGAGGTCTCGATGGAGGCGCTCGCGTCCGGGGCGGTCGCGGTGATCGCCAAGCCGGAGACCGGGCTGAAGAAGTTCATCGAGGACGACGGCGGCGACATCGTGTCAGCGGTCCGGGCAGCGGCGGCCGCCGGCCAGCGCCGCAGGGCCCGCCCGGCCGCTGCCGCTCCCGTCCTGGCCCGGCCGAGTGCGCCCCGGCCACGATCGCTGGCCACGGCCGCGGAACGACTGATCGCGATCGGTACGTCCACCGGCGGCACCCAGGCCCTGGAGAAGGTGCTGCCCGCGCTGAAACCCGGCCTGCCGGGCGTGGTCCTGGTGCAGCACATGCCGGAGAAGTTCACCGCAGCGTTCGCCGGGCGGCTCGACACCATGTGCCGGGTCCGGGTCAAGGAAGCCGAGGACGGCGATCCGGTGCTGCCCGGTCACGTGCTGGTCGCCCCCGGTGGGCGGCATCTCGAGGTGGTCCGGATGGACACGCGATACCGGGTCCGGGTCTTCGACGGACCGCCGGTCAACCGGCACCGCCCGTCGGTCGACGTGCTGTTCCGCTCGGTCGCCAAGGCGGCCGGCCCGGACGCGATCGGCGTGATCATGACCGGGATGGGCGACGACGGCGCCCGCGGGCTGCTCGAGATGCGCAAGGCGGGCGCGTTCACGGTGGCGCAGGACGAGGCGACCTGCGTGGTGCACGGCATGCCCCGCGAAGCGGTGGCGCTCGGCGCCGCCGATCGTGAGGTTCCGCTACTCCAGATCGCGGAGGTGATCCACCAGCATGGCTGA
- a CDS encoding methyl-accepting chemotaxis protein, protein MAETLIAVISLAVGAAAGYWLRGRTDRPGPATLPAAAPDRYANDVSQFAGAVAPVWSAQIDSSRNQMENAVGQLTEKFAGIVENLDSVLTSSTGVLDESSGGAFDRSRERLGGVVGTLDDALTGKRQALEELHSLLGLNEELRRMSGEVTRIAAQTNLLALNAAIEAQRVGEAGAAFGVVALEVRQLADRSQNTSERMVEKVDRVAEAITSVLATAEANAEREGNAVAHANGEVQAVLDDLMSMLSRMQNSSQELEQAAVGIRGEIGDSLVNLQFQDRVNQMLEHLRDNIGRFPEVAASAAAGVAPLDAKVLLDELAARYTMAEEHQAHQSGTPVKVNESEITFF, encoded by the coding sequence ATGGCTGAAACGCTCATCGCGGTGATCTCGCTGGCGGTCGGCGCGGCCGCCGGCTACTGGCTGCGCGGCCGCACCGACCGGCCCGGCCCGGCGACCCTGCCGGCGGCAGCACCCGACCGGTACGCGAACGACGTCTCCCAGTTCGCCGGCGCGGTGGCCCCGGTCTGGTCGGCGCAGATCGATTCATCGCGTAACCAGATGGAAAACGCCGTCGGACAACTCACCGAGAAGTTCGCCGGCATCGTCGAGAACCTCGACTCGGTGCTCACCTCCTCCACCGGCGTGCTGGACGAGAGCTCCGGCGGGGCGTTCGACCGCAGCCGGGAACGCCTCGGCGGGGTGGTCGGCACCCTCGACGACGCGCTGACCGGCAAACGACAGGCGCTCGAGGAGCTGCATTCGCTGCTCGGCCTCAACGAGGAGCTGCGCCGGATGTCCGGCGAGGTCACCCGGATCGCCGCGCAGACCAACCTGCTCGCGCTCAACGCCGCCATCGAGGCCCAGCGGGTCGGCGAGGCCGGCGCCGCGTTCGGGGTGGTCGCGCTGGAGGTGCGCCAGCTCGCCGACCGTTCGCAGAACACCAGCGAGCGCATGGTGGAGAAGGTCGACCGGGTCGCCGAGGCGATCACCTCGGTGCTGGCCACCGCGGAGGCCAACGCCGAACGCGAAGGCAACGCCGTGGCGCACGCCAACGGCGAGGTGCAGGCCGTGCTGGACGACCTGATGAGCATGCTGTCGCGTATGCAGAACTCGTCGCAGGAGCTGGAGCAGGCCGCGGTCGGCATCCGCGGCGAGATCGGCGACTCCCTGGTCAACCTGCAGTTCCAGGACCGGGTCAACCAGATGCTGGAACACCTGCGGGACAACATCGGCCGGTTCCCCGAGGTGGCCGCGTCGGCTGCCGCGGGCGTCGCACCGCTGGACGCCAAGGTGCTGCTCGACGAACTCGCCGCCCGCTACACGATGGCCGAGGAGCATCAGGCCCACCAGTCCGGAACGCCCGTCAAGGTAAACGAATCCGAAATCACGTTCTTCTAG
- a CDS encoding response regulator, translated as MAKSILIVDDSASVRQVVSIALKGAGYEVITANDGKDALSKMTGQRIHLIISDVNMPNMDGITFVAEAKKLPAYKFTPIIMLTTESQEDKKKQAQAAGAKAWVTKPFQPEQMLSAVAKLVAP; from the coding sequence ATGGCCAAGAGCATTCTCATCGTGGACGACTCGGCGTCCGTACGACAGGTCGTCAGTATCGCCCTGAAGGGCGCGGGCTACGAAGTGATCACCGCGAATGACGGAAAGGATGCGCTGAGCAAAATGACCGGACAGCGCATTCACCTCATCATCTCGGACGTCAACATGCCGAATATGGACGGCATCACTTTTGTGGCCGAGGCGAAGAAACTGCCGGCCTACAAATTCACCCCGATCATCATGCTCACCACCGAGTCGCAAGAGGACAAGAAGAAGCAGGCGCAGGCGGCCGGGGCCAAGGCGTGGGTGACCAAGCCGTTCCAGCCCGAGCAGATGCTCAGCGCGGTGGCGAAACTGGTCGCGCCGTGA
- a CDS encoding STAS domain-containing protein, whose amino-acid sequence MTGLRRFIVDDELTIITAAEQRERLLTMFGDGSGVRVDLSGITDLDTAGLQLLLLARDEGVRRSVPVEFAEPSPAVAEVLALTRLEL is encoded by the coding sequence GTGACCGGGCTGCGGCGGTTCATCGTCGACGACGAGCTGACGATCATCACGGCGGCGGAGCAGCGGGAGCGGCTGCTGACGATGTTCGGGGACGGTTCGGGCGTACGCGTGGACCTGTCCGGAATCACCGACCTGGACACCGCCGGCCTGCAACTGCTGCTGCTCGCCCGCGACGAGGGCGTACGCCGCAGCGTGCCGGTCGAGTTCGCCGAGCCGAGCCCCGCCGTCGCCGAGGTGCTCGCCCTCACCCGTCTGGAGCTGTGA
- a CDS encoding chemotaxis protein CheA yields the protein MPFDDDMREALDMFVTEARDLVQGLEEGLLELESQPSGGEAVNALFRAAHTLKGSSGLFGLQHLVSFTHVVETVLGSVREGQLDVTPGLVSALLPCTDHISAMIESVAEGRLEADAGQSADSARLLTGLEPYLADGPAMTAGAAAAEVDTAPREGAWRLELQFGPDCLRNGMDPLSFLRYLSSLGTVTDVITDTERLPEADEMDPESCYLGFTVDLTTSAPKAEIEAVFDFVREDSDIRISPAESQLDTYVKAIRAMPENDRIGDVLINSGAVTEAEMAEALRVQQERAVREGTQPVPIGEILIEQGIIQRGIVDAALTRQRRTTETRSQDTRTIRVDAARLDKLIDLVGELVIAQSSTGVVGGEHTSEAQSEVMRLVDEVRHSALSLRMVPIGTTLRRFERVVRDVCMELGKEVSLVITGGDAEMDKALVERISDPLLHLVRNSLDHGIEPSAERRKHGKAQQGTLRLNAYHDAGNIVIEVADDGRGLDRDRILAKAVERELVAPGTPLTDSEVYNLIFEPGFSTAEKVSNLSGRGVGMDVVKRNVTALRGSIEVETNRGVGTTIRIRLPLTLAIIDGFLVGVGTSSFIVPLDRVTECVELPPGPLGRDCMNLRGEVLPFIRLRQLFNIPGPPARRQNVVIVEQSGQRTGLVVDSLLGELQTVIKPLGVLFSRVKCISGSTILGNGEIALILDVAPLVSDYSDREHTRQAVAVA from the coding sequence ATGCCGTTCGACGACGACATGCGCGAAGCCCTCGACATGTTCGTGACCGAGGCGCGCGACCTGGTCCAGGGCCTGGAGGAGGGCCTGCTCGAGCTGGAGTCGCAGCCGTCGGGCGGCGAGGCGGTCAACGCGCTGTTCCGGGCCGCGCACACCCTCAAGGGCTCGTCCGGGCTGTTCGGCCTGCAGCACCTGGTCTCGTTCACCCACGTCGTGGAGACCGTGCTCGGCTCGGTCCGCGAGGGCCAGCTCGACGTGACCCCCGGGCTGGTCAGCGCCCTGCTGCCGTGCACCGACCACATCTCCGCGATGATCGAGTCGGTGGCCGAGGGCCGGCTGGAGGCCGACGCGGGGCAGTCCGCCGACAGCGCACGGCTGCTGACCGGGCTCGAGCCGTACCTCGCCGACGGCCCCGCGATGACCGCAGGCGCCGCGGCCGCCGAGGTCGACACCGCGCCGCGCGAGGGCGCCTGGCGGCTGGAGCTGCAGTTCGGGCCGGACTGCCTGCGCAACGGCATGGACCCGCTGTCGTTCCTGCGATACCTGTCCAGCCTCGGCACGGTCACCGATGTCATCACCGACACCGAACGGCTGCCCGAGGCCGACGAGATGGACCCCGAGTCCTGCTATCTCGGCTTCACCGTCGACCTGACCACCTCGGCGCCGAAGGCCGAGATCGAGGCGGTCTTCGACTTCGTCCGCGAGGACAGTGACATCCGGATCAGCCCGGCCGAGAGCCAGCTCGACACGTACGTCAAGGCGATCCGGGCCATGCCGGAGAACGACCGGATCGGTGACGTGCTGATCAACAGCGGCGCGGTCACCGAGGCGGAGATGGCCGAGGCGCTGCGCGTCCAGCAGGAACGGGCCGTGCGTGAGGGCACCCAGCCGGTGCCGATCGGCGAGATCCTGATCGAGCAGGGGATCATCCAGCGCGGCATCGTCGACGCCGCCCTGACCCGCCAGCGGCGTACCACCGAGACCCGCTCGCAGGACACCCGGACGATCCGGGTCGACGCCGCCCGCCTCGACAAACTCATCGACCTGGTCGGCGAACTGGTGATCGCCCAGTCCAGCACCGGCGTCGTCGGCGGCGAGCACACCAGCGAGGCGCAGAGCGAGGTGATGCGGCTGGTCGACGAGGTGCGGCACAGCGCGCTGTCGCTGCGCATGGTCCCGATCGGCACGACCCTGCGCCGTTTCGAACGGGTCGTGCGCGACGTCTGCATGGAACTCGGCAAAGAGGTGTCCCTGGTGATCACCGGTGGCGACGCCGAGATGGACAAGGCCCTGGTGGAACGGATCAGCGACCCGCTGCTGCACCTGGTCCGCAACTCTCTGGACCACGGCATCGAGCCGTCCGCGGAACGGCGCAAACACGGCAAGGCGCAGCAGGGGACGTTGCGGCTCAACGCGTACCACGACGCCGGCAACATCGTCATCGAGGTCGCCGACGACGGGCGCGGCCTGGACCGGGACCGGATCCTGGCCAAGGCGGTCGAACGGGAACTGGTCGCCCCCGGCACGCCGCTCACCGACTCCGAGGTCTACAACCTGATCTTCGAACCGGGTTTCTCCACCGCCGAGAAGGTCTCCAACCTCTCCGGCCGCGGCGTCGGCATGGACGTGGTGAAACGCAACGTCACCGCGCTGCGCGGCAGCATCGAGGTGGAGACCAACCGCGGCGTCGGCACCACGATCCGGATCCGGCTGCCGCTGACCCTGGCGATCATCGACGGCTTCCTGGTCGGGGTCGGCACGTCCTCGTTCATCGTGCCGCTGGACCGGGTCACCGAATGCGTCGAACTGCCGCCCGGCCCGCTCGGCCGCGACTGCATGAACCTGCGCGGCGAGGTGCTGCCGTTCATCCGCCTGCGGCAGCTGTTCAACATCCCCGGCCCACCGGCGCGCCGGCAGAACGTGGTGATCGTGGAACAGTCCGGGCAGCGCACCGGCCTGGTGGTGGACAGCCTGCTCGGCGAGCTGCAAACCGTGATCAAACCGCTCGGCGTCCTGTTCAGCCGGGTGAAGTGCATCAGCGGCTCGACCATCCTCGGCAACGGCGAGATCGCCCTGATCCTCGACGTGGCCCCGCTGGTCTCGGACTACTCCGACCGCGAACACACCCGCCAGGCGGTCGCCGTGGCCTGA